GACGCATGTTGCTCAGGCTGCTGCCCTCGGGGGCGCGGGCCACCGCGTCGCCAATGCGGATCTGGGTGCTGGCAATGGGGCGCGCCCACACAATGGCGTCCGCGTGGCCGCCCTGACCCGCGTGGGCCACGCCGCGCAGCGCCCCGATCACGATCACGTCGCCGCCCGCTACCACCTCAGCGCTGGGATTAACGTCGCCCAGCACGATCACGCTGCCCTTGAATTCCCCGCGGAACCCCGCCCGCAGGGTGTGCGGCACGATCACGGTGCGGCCATCGTCCAGCGGATGGGCTTCGGGGGCAGCGGGCGCCGCCGCCGGAGCACTTACCGTCACGCGGGGGGCACGGACCCGTCCCGGCGTGCCCCCCGCGGCGCGCACGGCCCCCAGCGCAGCCTCCAGTGCTCCCGGATCGGCGTCTCCGGCAATCTCAAGCGTCACGCTGCTCGCCAGGAGTTCCGGGTGGGCGCCCAGTGCCTGCTGGACCGTCTGGGCCGTATCTCCCGGTTCCAGCAACAGATTCAGACCGCCGAGCGTGCCGCGCAACTTCATGGGCCTCACTGTAGCGTTCCCGTCTGCGCCCTGTGGGCCGCACCTTCGGGA
This DNA window, taken from Deinococcus aerophilus, encodes the following:
- a CDS encoding septum site-determining protein MinC, which encodes MKLRGTLGGLNLLLEPGDTAQTVQQALGAHPELLASSVTLEIAGDADPGALEAALGAVRAAGGTPGRVRAPRVTVSAPAAAPAAPEAHPLDDGRTVIVPHTLRAGFRGEFKGSVIVLGDVNPSAEVVAGGDVIVIGALRGVAHAGQGGHADAIVWARPIASTQIRIGDAVARAPEGSSLSNMRHRDDQPLAEMAKLQDGVIVIDVQR